CTACGATACCCAAAGCTCCGCACATGTCGAGAGTGATATTGAAGATTGGACCCCTGATAATAACGGTTCAAAGAAAGTGGTTAATGTTGATACTTGGGGAAATTTGACCTATCAGTGGCCCGACGCGAACCTTGCTAAGATTCCGCAACGTGTGGAGTCACAATGGTATATCTACTGGATGCAGAATATGCCCGGGCATGGAAATCAGATTCGATACGGAGAGAAAACCATGACAAATTGGTGGGTGTTCACCGGGGATTGGGATATGGCTATTTCGTCCAAACTGGGGCTTACCTCCAAGTAATGCGTGAGCCGTGTCAACCGCTTTCATAACTATAAGAAACGATAACTATTGGCGCGGAAGATTGCAAGCCAGAAGCGAAAAATAACACTTATCTGGTTACTACGATTTTAGACATGTAGCATTTTCGTGAATGTATCGTAACTCGAAAAGTCTTCAACCCAATATTTGCACTTTCCCTTTAGGCGCGCGCCGACACCTATGAAGTGCCATCCGAGTTCTTGGGTCGCCTGCATATCCCATTCAGCATCGCCTATGTATACGACACGTTGGAAGCAAAGCCCTAACTGCAATAGGCACTTCTTCATAATCGTTACGCGCTCATCACCATCGTCACTGGAAGTTAAGACTATATTCTTCCAGTCAAATCCTACATGTTGGAGTTTCATTTCGGCAGTATGTCGCCAACCGCCTGTCGCGCATCCGACTTCATAGCCATCTACAGTGGTAAGTTTATTAATCAGATGAATAGCTCCTTCTTTTGGGAGGCATTTGCCACCGTTTTGAAGGTACTGCCGAATCAATTCGCCGAATTTTGTGCGAACTTCCTCAACTTGTCCTTTTTCCTGAATGTTATTCTCCTCCATGATTTGTCGCAAACTACCTGTGTCGGTGACGTTTTTGTATTTGCTCCAATCACTATGGATATAAACTTCACCCAGGACTTCTCTTATCGCGGAAATGTAACAGGCATCATCGAAACCGAAGTTTTCGACCAGTGTGCCATCAATGTCAAATATCGTAGCGATCATTTGTTACTTTTCCCTGTTTTTTCGGTTGTTATGTTCAGGAAGGTCCCTCTCTGTGCGTGGGTATAGTTCACCTTCTATCCGTGTAACATCGCTGCGTTCAAGTGCTCGTTTTCTCGGCGTATTTCAGTGAAACGTTTGGGGGTCAGTTACTCGTCTCCGGTGGAATTCACGAGCAGTTTTCGTTCATTCAAGGGTTGTACCGGCCGGTTGTTATCATGGATAATCGCTTTGAATGCTTCGATTTGCGATTCAGACATCTCAATCGGCGTTGTCAGCACAATCCATTTAACCCCTTCTGAACAAGGCGGGGTCGTCAACGAACCGTCATAACGATAGTAGTTCCAAAAACGCGAGGGGGCTTCGTCGGTTATCTGGTCATTTGGTGAAAACATAAAACGAGGATCGACGATCAAGCTGCCATCCTCAGTGACATTCTCAATACGTTGCGTTTCACCTGGAACGGCGGGTAGATGGGACCAGATAGGGTCAAATACGCCTTTGTGACGACCGCTCTCAATTAGCAATCCAACGACTGCCAACGCGCCATCTTCACTTTTATGAACGAAGTGAGCCTCCATTTCAAAGGGTTTACCTACCACCGTATGTTCGCTCGGTGCATGGAAATGGAATTGGAGCAACTGATACCGCGTGCCATCAACCTCGATCCAGCTCCCTTCCGGGCATGCGATTTCAATTGTATGACCCGTGTTGCGGATGTTCATGCTTGTTAGGTGGTAGTCGTAGGGAATAGGTGGTAGTTCAGCTGGCGTGGGGTTCACAAGATCAATTGGCGATTGGTGCCTCCCCTCAGCACACAAGAAGTATTCCGGGCTGAGCTGCGCCCAAACATCCGGTCCGTTTTCTGCTTCGTAGCCCCATTCTATCTTCTCAGTGTCGGATGGGACATTCCGTGTCTTTCCACAACCTGTTATACACATAAGTACACACATAATAATAATCAAT
This genomic window from Candidatus Poribacteria bacterium contains:
- a CDS encoding HAD family hydrolase produces the protein MIATIFDIDGTLVENFGFDDACYISAIREVLGEVYIHSDWSKYKNVTDTGSLRQIMEENNIQEKGQVEEVRTKFGELIRQYLQNGGKCLPKEGAIHLINKLTTVDGYEVGCATGGWRHTAEMKLQHVGFDWKNIVLTSSDDGDERVTIMKKCLLQLGLCFQRVVYIGDAEWDMQATQELGWHFIGVGARLKGKCKYWVEDFSSYDTFTKMLHV
- a CDS encoding carbonic anhydrase family protein, coding for MDNYAKLILGRSWYHIANSLIIIMCVLMCITGCGKTRNVPSDTEKIEWGYEAENGPDVWAQLSPEYFLCAEGRHQSPIDLVNPTPAELPPIPYDYHLTSMNIRNTGHTIEIACPEGSWIEVDGTRYQLLQFHFHAPSEHTVVGKPFEMEAHFVHKSEDGALAVVGLLIESGRHKGVFDPIWSHLPAVPGETQRIENVTEDGSLIVDPRFMFSPNDQITDEAPSRFWNYYRYDGSLTTPPCSEGVKWIVLTTPIEMSESQIEAFKAIIHDNNRPVQPLNERKLLVNSTGDE